Proteins found in one Sporosarcina sp. FSL K6-3457 genomic segment:
- a CDS encoding PP2C family protein-serine/threonine phosphatase produces MEEQGLIPYIIVLGFLIVLLLLLFIRKSLAFQGTKFSVEIGNGQTIGRRKEQDDYFSTATTKNGTLAVLADGISGLKNGRIASTLVVTTFVREYSQLERLDNVEDFFRKVALQSNNQIVQQLNGTSGGTTLVAAVIDEQGYLHWGAVGDSIITIFRNGEFIPVNQKHTFESILEERYLSGEITEVDVQKNPMKKRLINYLGYEGYKNMEIGREAIKLNKGDKVCLYSDGVYNSLTEVEMERILSQKIAPYDIAQEIIEAVEQKRLKNQDNATIVILERTAGDLEL; encoded by the coding sequence ATGGAAGAACAAGGATTGATACCATACATAATTGTACTTGGATTTTTAATTGTACTTTTATTGTTACTTTTCATAAGGAAAAGTCTGGCGTTTCAAGGGACGAAGTTCAGTGTGGAAATCGGTAATGGACAGACGATAGGAAGACGCAAGGAGCAAGATGATTACTTCTCTACAGCTACAACTAAAAATGGCACGCTAGCTGTTTTAGCTGATGGTATTAGCGGATTAAAAAATGGCAGAATAGCGAGCACGCTTGTTGTGACAACATTTGTACGTGAGTACTCACAATTAGAACGACTCGATAATGTAGAAGATTTTTTCAGGAAAGTGGCCTTGCAAAGTAACAATCAGATTGTTCAACAGCTGAATGGCACAAGTGGTGGAACAACATTAGTTGCTGCCGTCATTGATGAACAAGGGTATTTACATTGGGGAGCAGTAGGGGATAGCATAATTACTATTTTTAGGAATGGTGAATTCATCCCGGTTAACCAAAAGCATACTTTTGAATCTATATTGGAGGAACGCTATCTTTCAGGGGAAATTACTGAGGTAGACGTCCAAAAAAATCCTATGAAAAAAAGATTGATTAATTATCTAGGGTACGAAGGGTATAAAAATATGGAAATTGGGAGAGAAGCTATCAAACTGAACAAGGGTGACAAGGTTTGTTTATATAGTGATGGTGTTTATAACAGTTTAACTGAAGTAGAAATGGAAAGAATTCTTTCTCAGAAGATAGCTCCATATGATATAGCTCAGGAAATCATTGAAGCGGTTGAACAGAAACGTCTGAAGAATCAAGATAACGCAACCATTGTGATACTAGAAAGAACAGCGGGGGACTTAGAGCTTTGA
- a CDS encoding FHA domain-containing protein, producing the protein MSLTRCANGHMFSSRRHGSVCPYCNVVVEQFSKPNSQPTMGVEEDDKTMPYFGEVEGIDPVTGWLICIEGPQMGRDYRILSEKNFIGRAEEMHIRIIGDNTISKRNHAVIVYDHKKRNFFMLPGDASGLAYLNNEAVYTPTELSAYDVIQLGRSKFLFIPLCGVHFEWENNQGEE; encoded by the coding sequence ATGAGTTTGACTAGATGTGCAAATGGTCATATGTTTAGTTCAAGAAGACACGGGAGCGTTTGTCCCTATTGTAATGTTGTGGTTGAGCAATTTTCAAAGCCGAATAGCCAACCAACCATGGGGGTTGAAGAGGACGACAAAACAATGCCTTACTTTGGAGAAGTGGAAGGGATTGACCCTGTAACAGGCTGGTTAATATGTATTGAGGGGCCGCAAATGGGCCGAGATTATAGAATTCTATCTGAAAAAAACTTTATTGGAAGAGCAGAAGAAATGCATATTCGGATTATTGGGGATAACACTATTTCAAAACGAAACCACGCTGTCATTGTCTATGATCATAAAAAAAGGAATTTCTTCATGCTGCCAGGTGATGCGTCTGGGTTAGCCTATCTTAATAATGAGGCTGTCTATACGCCGACTGAATTATCAGCATACGATGTGATTCAGTTAGGCAGAAGCAAATTTCTCTTTATTCCTTTATGTGGTGTTCACTTTGAATGGGAAAACAATCAGGGCGAGGAATGA
- a CDS encoding FHA domain-containing protein gives MIETNNSFDTNVQEVKSNHKMSILVIDIFIILLALLIMVYIFLVGEIIVVKYIVGILLAIVGIGYALMKYESKNFEYEDAGTGITKLYLLNEQGEKMNEWLIEGETSLLIGKSSSEREVDIDLSTTEYESLINNDHAVLNCVSGIWYIEDIDSLYGIGIKKAEKRIKSKLRHESHYRINTGDILYIANTRLLVK, from the coding sequence ATGATTGAAACAAATAATTCTTTCGATACAAATGTACAAGAGGTCAAGAGCAATCACAAGATGAGTATTCTTGTGATTGATATATTTATCATTCTATTAGCACTTCTAATTATGGTTTATATCTTTTTGGTAGGAGAAATTATTGTAGTGAAATATATAGTCGGAATCCTTTTGGCGATAGTTGGGATAGGCTATGCATTGATGAAATACGAGTCTAAAAATTTTGAATATGAAGATGCTGGTACGGGAATTACGAAGCTATATCTTTTGAATGAACAAGGTGAAAAAATGAACGAATGGTTAATAGAAGGTGAAACCTCTCTACTGATTGGTAAAAGCTCCAGTGAGAGAGAAGTTGATATCGACTTATCTACTACGGAGTACGAATCACTCATTAATAACGACCACGCCGTGCTCAATTGCGTTTCGGGTATCTGGTACATTGAGGACATTGATTCCCTATATGGTATTGGCATTAAAAAGGCAGAAAAACGTATTAAAAGTAAGTTACGGCATGAGAGTCACTATCGTATAAATACAGGAGATATTTTATACATAGCGAACACACGACTACTAGTGAAATAA
- a CDS encoding J domain-containing protein yields the protein MRDYYKVLGIDRNATQQEIKTAYRQLSKKHHPDVNDGSKKSEKIFKDVQEAYRVLKDTASRQTYDARLKGTSQSQADSNSDPTPKNKQAEVHKQQFDFGDLEKNFEHFFGFNPKTKEMSSAKQTSEKKNPIDTTELFERYFKK from the coding sequence ATGAGAGACTATTATAAGGTATTAGGCATTGATAGAAATGCAACGCAGCAAGAAATAAAAACAGCGTATAGACAGTTATCGAAAAAGCATCATCCAGATGTAAATGATGGAAGTAAGAAATCCGAAAAAATCTTTAAAGATGTGCAGGAAGCTTATCGTGTGTTGAAGGACACAGCTTCGAGACAAACATACGACGCTCGGTTAAAAGGAACTAGTCAAAGTCAAGCTGATTCAAACAGTGACCCTACTCCCAAGAATAAGCAAGCTGAGGTGCATAAACAGCAGTTTGATTTTGGTGATTTAGAAAAAAACTTCGAGCATTTTTTTGGTTTTAATCCAAAAACAAAGGAAATGTCCTCGGCAAAACAGACTTCTGAAAAGAAAAACCCAATCGATACGACAGAGTTATTTGAAAGGTATTTTAAAAAATAA
- a CDS encoding membrane-associated protease 1, translated as MGFVLKVEGPETIELGLESIIAVEYATDTPDDSNARSTDVGATLRIKGKILTATDGDNSDDTMKLSLWSLVPAEKADCYRKVTLEVISADQVVRKINFPNAFVVDYTEKFGDTEGIGEFYLFIKQKKDKTDLAKIEGGYSV; from the coding sequence ATGGGATTTGTATTAAAAGTAGAAGGACCAGAAACAATCGAATTAGGCTTGGAAAGTATTATTGCAGTGGAGTATGCAACTGATACACCAGATGATTCCAATGCAAGATCAACAGATGTAGGGGCAACTCTACGGATTAAAGGAAAAATTCTTACTGCAACAGATGGAGATAATTCTGATGACACGATGAAACTTAGCTTATGGTCTCTAGTACCTGCTGAAAAGGCTGACTGTTATCGGAAGGTAACATTGGAAGTAATCTCTGCTGATCAAGTCGTCAGAAAAATTAATTTCCCGAATGCATTCGTTGTCGATTACACAGAGAAATTTGGAGATACCGAAGGAATTGGTGAGTTTTATCTATTCATCAAGCAGAAAAAGGATAAAACAGATTTAGCTAAAATTGAAGGCGGCTACTCCGTTTAA
- a CDS encoding transcriptional regulator has protein sequence MDIINQTNRTMLFEEINPEKLDIITLVGDVKGIDSLSDEKIKEINEHLLVKNFDEFLDKFSPTVYSFYNAANQKVMYTLKRPEGIQDDCISEIAIDQNNDFLKMLFTLIDTKRSQGITNVDFKFENLLDMISPKKVMDDIRQVRKEIHYLYGEYDQLDEGDPKKLDTGDKLNLMFEVASRNYNNVMAMLPLAIEDIKTRLLLGNNQEANESEKLQIGTLTIGETGELKIIEAPQSDSTEIMLIDENSGNGLSTVFEEDYESITESPSAYVKDLVVRTFSPLPVVKTDVDITTEVQNYNTYLEFYKDAKDEFVKTVKPLVEKLLGVKMFFDQYATKNKGMSPSLLVTNTKLDMLVKSNNIPRLNTYLNTVNSKNDFTDTVWYGIVPSLELEPTDKLKVTRARFKGNDKVAKQEGNTMESLSMLLDAVKDYKIQVFFSFMTEEETTFNGIATAGIDRFIDKCSVLLRKDYSEFAIPCIPNFTVIPKDKSGVIIDTRMQSTENGARLSKEKEDILKLWIEGVYIGASYVAAGIVAAYQCPDYLKESFRDVKKDHPGVRFDIEAGDNSLRAVTTMAKEISGFTNNIKDAINRRNFGFVFSSENAQLQNTDIKRITVYKARSLAMEEDGFDSIYKTQVSTYIERILRFQSGDFKYDNIVRFFSNNPSSQKSKWLNDKGFVNSVIQDGDDIGYTIDEKSSLCQIDLVFNGNVKNLEVMITKGTSAVKA, from the coding sequence GTGGATATTATTAATCAAACGAACAGAACGATGCTCTTTGAGGAAATCAATCCAGAAAAACTGGATATCATCACACTTGTAGGTGATGTGAAGGGGATTGATAGCCTTAGCGATGAAAAGATTAAAGAAATCAATGAGCATCTTCTTGTCAAAAACTTCGATGAGTTTTTAGACAAGTTTTCTCCAACAGTGTATTCCTTCTACAATGCTGCAAATCAAAAAGTGATGTATACACTCAAAAGGCCCGAAGGAATCCAAGATGATTGTATTTCTGAAATTGCTATCGATCAAAACAATGATTTTTTGAAAATGCTATTTACTTTAATTGACACCAAACGCAGTCAAGGCATAACGAACGTAGATTTCAAGTTTGAAAATCTTCTCGATATGATATCGCCAAAGAAGGTCATGGATGATATTCGTCAGGTAAGAAAAGAAATTCATTATCTCTATGGTGAGTATGATCAACTGGATGAGGGCGATCCAAAGAAGCTGGATACGGGAGATAAGTTGAACTTAATGTTTGAAGTGGCGAGTAGAAACTACAACAACGTAATGGCGATGCTGCCATTAGCCATTGAGGATATTAAGACAAGACTACTACTTGGAAATAATCAGGAAGCAAATGAATCTGAAAAACTTCAGATTGGTACGCTTACGATTGGTGAAACGGGTGAATTGAAAATTATCGAGGCACCCCAAAGTGATAGTACTGAAATAATGCTCATTGATGAGAATAGCGGCAATGGACTAAGTACTGTTTTTGAAGAAGATTATGAGTCAATTACAGAATCTCCTTCTGCTTATGTGAAGGATCTGGTTGTTAGAACTTTTTCTCCTTTGCCAGTTGTGAAAACCGATGTTGATATTACAACAGAAGTGCAGAACTATAATACATACCTGGAGTTCTATAAGGATGCAAAAGATGAGTTTGTCAAAACAGTTAAACCGTTAGTAGAGAAACTATTGGGCGTCAAGATGTTTTTCGATCAATACGCAACGAAAAACAAAGGAATGTCACCATCCCTTCTCGTTACGAATACAAAGCTGGACATGTTAGTGAAGAGCAATAATATTCCTAGACTAAATACTTACTTAAATACTGTAAACTCCAAAAATGATTTTACAGATACGGTCTGGTATGGCATTGTCCCTTCTTTAGAATTGGAGCCAACCGATAAATTGAAGGTGACTAGAGCACGCTTTAAGGGAAATGACAAGGTTGCAAAACAAGAAGGAAACACAATGGAGTCATTGTCGATGCTTTTAGATGCCGTGAAAGACTATAAAATACAAGTATTTTTTAGTTTCATGACAGAAGAGGAAACGACTTTTAACGGAATTGCTACGGCAGGAATTGACCGCTTTATCGACAAATGTTCGGTCTTGTTAAGAAAAGACTACAGTGAGTTTGCAATTCCTTGTATTCCGAACTTTACTGTTATCCCAAAAGATAAATCGGGTGTCATTATTGATACTAGAATGCAAAGTACAGAAAATGGTGCACGACTTTCGAAAGAAAAAGAAGATATCCTGAAGTTGTGGATTGAAGGAGTCTATATAGGGGCTAGCTATGTGGCAGCAGGTATTGTTGCTGCTTACCAATGTCCAGATTACTTGAAAGAGTCGTTCCGTGATGTGAAAAAAGATCATCCAGGCGTTCGCTTTGATATTGAGGCCGGGGATAATTCACTGCGAGCTGTTACAACGATGGCTAAAGAAATATCTGGCTTTACGAATAATATTAAAGATGCCATAAATAGACGCAATTTTGGATTTGTTTTCTCATCTGAAAATGCTCAGCTACAGAATACAGATATTAAACGCATCACTGTTTATAAAGCTAGAAGCTTAGCGATGGAAGAGGATGGATTCGATTCTATTTACAAAACACAAGTTAGTACGTATATCGAGAGAATTCTACGCTTTCAATCTGGTGATTTTAAATATGATAATATTGTTAGATTTTTTAGTAACAACCCAAGCAGCCAAAAGAGTAAATGGCTGAATGACAAAGGATTTGTCAATTCTGTTATTCAAGATGGAGATGATATTGGCTACACGATTGATGAGAAGAGTAGCTTGTGTCAGATTGATCTTGTTTTCAATGGTAACGTGAAGAATCTTGAGGTTATGATCACAAAAGGGACAAGTGCGGTTAAAGCATAA